A portion of the Clostridium gelidum genome contains these proteins:
- a CDS encoding manganese catalase family protein produces the protein MWYYVKTLEYPINLKCKDLNMAKYLITQYGGPDGELGAALRYLDQRYTMPTGKSKALLTDIGTEEMGHVEMIATMVHQLMENATIDELKKAGLGGNYADHRKAIFYTDATGNPWTATYIQAKGDAIADLHEDMAAEQKARSTYENLIHLTDEQDIKEILKFLREREVVHFQRFGECLDHVQDAMCIKK, from the coding sequence ATGTGGTATTATGTAAAAACACTAGAATATCCAATAAATCTAAAATGTAAAGATCTTAATATGGCAAAATATCTAATAACACAATATGGCGGTCCTGATGGTGAACTCGGAGCAGCTCTTAGATATTTAGATCAACGTTATACAATGCCAACTGGCAAATCTAAAGCACTTTTAACCGATATTGGGACAGAAGAAATGGGCCATGTTGAAATGATTGCAACTATGGTTCACCAACTTATGGAAAATGCTACTATCGATGAACTTAAGAAAGCAGGTCTTGGTGGAAATTATGCTGATCATAGAAAAGCAATTTTCTATACCGATGCAACTGGAAATCCCTGGACCGCAACTTATATACAAGCCAAAGGAGATGCTATTGCAGATTTACATGAAGATATGGCTGCTGAACAAAAAGCAAGATCAACTTATGAAAATTTAATTCACTTAACTGATGAACAAGATATTAAAGAAATTTTGAAATTCTTAAGAGAAAGAGAAGTTGTCCATTTCCAAAGGTTTGGAGAATGCTTAGACCATGTTCAAGACGCTATGTGTATAAAGAAATAA
- a CDS encoding nucleotidyltransferase family protein: MSKINIEDEKKVIMDKLKSKEVMNFLDKYDISSMLTFGSINNECFSKESDIDIAIIGKHKIDLEEILEIELFLAKLFNKEIDVIDLKCENLYIFLKINVLNEGEIIYSNDDNYNLEVFKDETDKIYKENENFFWFRKKDVLS; the protein is encoded by the coding sequence GTGAGCAAAATTAATATAGAAGATGAAAAGAAAGTGATTATGGATAAACTAAAAAGTAAAGAAGTTATGAATTTTCTAGATAAGTATGATATTTCAAGTATGCTCACTTTTGGAAGTATTAATAATGAATGTTTTTCAAAAGAATCAGATATAGATATTGCTATAATAGGGAAACATAAAATAGATTTAGAGGAAATATTAGAAATTGAATTATTTTTAGCAAAATTATTTAACAAGGAAATTGATGTTATAGATTTAAAATGCGAAAACTTATATATTTTCTTAAAAATAAATGTATTAAATGAAGGCGAAATTATTTATTCAAATGATGATAATTATAATTTAGAAGTATTCAAAGATGAAACAGATAAAATTTATAAAGAAAATGAGAATTTTTTCTGGTTTAGAAAGAAGGATGTGTTGTCATGA
- a CDS encoding NTP transferase domain-containing protein: MKNTVKKTTGGIIVAAGKTSERNGLNPLLKIGSITVVKRIVLTFQKAGISPIVVITGYKTEEIEHHLADYGVVFLQNNQYENSQKFDSAKIGLDFLQNKCDQVLFTPVNIPMFTPETIQIMIECGKELLSPSYHGKSGHPLLISSELIPRILKYNGTMGLRGAIENIKVKREWIDVEDEGILYDTDYIDRLDQLLIKHNQHILHPFIKISIEKESLFFDSRTKLLLILIRDTHSVRSACKHMALSYSKAWNMLNQLEQELDYAVIERKHGGSNGGKTYLTKEGIEFLEKYQQFEQNVHQYAKNEFYRLF, from the coding sequence ATGAAAAACACTGTAAAGAAAACAACAGGCGGCATAATTGTTGCAGCAGGAAAAACATCAGAAAGAAATGGATTAAATCCACTATTGAAAATTGGATCCATTACTGTAGTAAAAAGAATAGTTTTAACTTTTCAAAAAGCTGGAATCTCGCCAATTGTGGTGATCACTGGATATAAAACTGAAGAAATTGAACATCATTTAGCTGATTATGGAGTTGTATTTTTACAAAATAATCAGTATGAAAACTCGCAAAAATTTGATTCCGCAAAGATAGGATTAGATTTTTTACAGAACAAATGTGATCAGGTATTGTTCACTCCAGTAAATATACCAATGTTTACACCAGAGACAATTCAAATAATGATAGAATGTGGAAAAGAGTTGCTTTCACCATCATATCATGGAAAATCTGGACATCCTCTTCTGATATCTTCTGAATTGATTCCTAGAATTCTGAAATATAATGGGACTATGGGATTACGAGGAGCAATTGAAAATATAAAGGTTAAAAGAGAATGGATAGATGTAGAGGATGAAGGAATTCTCTATGATACGGATTATATAGATCGATTGGATCAACTTTTAATAAAACACAATCAACATATACTTCATCCTTTTATTAAAATCAGTATTGAAAAAGAATCCTTGTTTTTTGATTCAAGAACAAAATTGCTTTTAATTTTAATTAGGGATACTCACTCTGTACGGAGTGCATGCAAACATATGGCATTGTCTTATAGTAAGGCATGGAATATGCTAAATCAGTTGGAACAAGAGCTAGATTATGCAGTAATTGAAAGAAAACATGGTGGTAGCAATGGTGGGAAAACTTATTTAACCAAAGAAGGTATTGAATTTTTGGAAAAATATCAGCAATTTGAACAGAATGTGCACCAGTACGCAAAGAATGAATTTTACAGGTTATTTTAG
- a CDS encoding (2Fe-2S)-binding protein codes for MIKFILNDQEVASNSNANERLLDVLRNEFSITGVKCGCKEGECGACSIILDGKLVNSCMVAIGSIEGSTVVTIEGYRETKRFAVLDKAYASVSAVQCGFCIPGMILASECILDKNPKPTEPEIREGISGNLCRCTGYNAIVEAISIASKEGTGLW; via the coding sequence ATGATAAAATTTATTCTTAACGATCAAGAGGTCGCATCCAATTCCAATGCAAATGAGCGTTTACTAGATGTACTTCGAAATGAATTTAGTATTACTGGTGTAAAGTGCGGTTGTAAAGAAGGCGAATGTGGTGCTTGTTCAATAATTCTTGATGGTAAGTTGGTTAATTCTTGTATGGTAGCTATTGGGAGCATTGAAGGTAGTACTGTTGTCACAATTGAAGGTTATCGAGAAACAAAGCGTTTTGCAGTTCTTGATAAGGCATATGCATCAGTCAGTGCTGTACAATGTGGTTTTTGTATTCCAGGTATGATTCTTGCATCTGAATGTATTCTTGACAAAAATCCAAAGCCTACAGAACCAGAGATTCGTGAAGGTATTTCAGGTAATCTTTGTAGATGTACTGGTTATAATGCCATAGTTGAAGCTATTAGTATTGCATCAAAGGAGGGGACAGGATTATGGTAA
- a CDS encoding xanthine dehydrogenase family protein molybdopterin-binding subunit — translation MEKISGYVKKKDHEDKIRGSAIYVDDHVMEDMLYGKLLHSAKAKARIINISLPKLPDGYFVVDKNDVTGVNRVHIVEDDTLVYAEDTVEYVGEPILMVVGPDFKEVKRILNEIIVTYEEEIPILDMKKSDTVFFNYNYEKGDIDKTFKEADRIFIETFHTGYQEQAYLETQGMIAYPHNGRMTVRGSMQCPYYIYGAVSKALGYEPKDIQIIQDVTGGGFGGKEAFPSILACQTAVAAKKANKPVKVIFDRREDMEFTSKRHPSISTYKVAIKNGKITGMDIEVIFNSGAYTTLSPVVLQRGLICANGVYRIDNLRVGGRAVKTNTVPCGAYRGFGAPQTFFAVEMIMDHIAKEIGVDSLKLKEEYIVRQGDSTSTSGKYHFHVPLPEMIEQIDKLADYRAKRKQYTIQNGRYRKGIGLSLFFHGCGFTGSGERDFIKAVAKIRKNSDDTVEILASNSDIGQGLKTTFSKIVADTLGIPYEHVFINNPDTDLVPDSGPTVASRSLMTVGELLRRASEKLKKEWKAGEVQIIEEHFVEPDFVIPFNINEFKGDAYPTYSWGVNAIEVEVDTLTATTKILGAWGSFDVGVPIDMNIIQGQMQGGFLQGIGYASMEQMNCNDKGMIRNNSFSDYIIPTAVDVPNLVTEIINNPYSNGPYGAKGAGELPLVGAAPAYVEAMENALGADLNKIPFTTEDTMSVLQEVHK, via the coding sequence TGATCATGTAATGGAGGATATGCTTTATGGTAAGCTATTGCACTCTGCAAAGGCAAAAGCTCGGATCATTAATATTTCTCTTCCCAAATTACCTGATGGTTATTTTGTTGTTGATAAAAATGATGTAACAGGTGTAAACAGAGTTCATATTGTTGAAGATGACACTCTAGTTTATGCTGAAGATACTGTAGAGTATGTTGGCGAACCAATTCTAATGGTTGTTGGACCTGATTTTAAGGAAGTTAAGAGAATTTTGAATGAGATTATTGTAACATATGAAGAAGAAATTCCTATTTTAGATATGAAAAAATCCGATACAGTTTTTTTTAATTACAATTATGAAAAAGGGGATATAGATAAGACTTTTAAAGAAGCTGATCGTATTTTCATAGAGACATTTCATACTGGCTATCAAGAACAAGCTTATCTTGAAACACAGGGAATGATTGCTTACCCTCATAATGGACGAATGACTGTACGCGGATCTATGCAATGTCCATACTATATCTATGGTGCAGTTTCGAAAGCATTGGGCTATGAACCGAAGGATATACAAATTATTCAAGATGTTACTGGTGGAGGATTTGGTGGTAAAGAAGCATTTCCTTCAATACTTGCTTGCCAGACTGCAGTAGCAGCAAAAAAGGCAAATAAACCGGTTAAGGTTATATTTGACAGAAGAGAGGACATGGAGTTTACTTCAAAACGTCATCCATCTATATCTACCTATAAAGTAGCTATTAAAAACGGTAAAATTACTGGTATGGACATTGAGGTTATATTTAACAGTGGCGCATACACAACTCTTTCGCCAGTTGTTTTACAACGTGGCTTAATTTGTGCAAACGGAGTATATCGTATAGATAATCTTCGGGTTGGTGGACGTGCTGTTAAGACTAATACTGTACCTTGTGGCGCATACCGCGGCTTTGGTGCACCTCAAACTTTCTTTGCAGTAGAGATGATTATGGATCATATTGCTAAAGAAATTGGTGTTGATTCCCTTAAGCTTAAAGAAGAATATATTGTTAGACAAGGTGATTCTACATCTACTAGTGGTAAGTACCATTTTCATGTACCTCTACCTGAAATGATTGAACAGATTGATAAACTTGCTGATTACCGTGCAAAGCGTAAACAATATACAATCCAAAATGGTAGATATCGTAAAGGCATTGGATTGTCTTTGTTCTTTCATGGATGTGGTTTTACTGGCAGTGGAGAACGTGATTTCATTAAGGCTGTTGCAAAAATAAGGAAAAATTCAGATGATACTGTAGAGATTCTTGCAAGTAATTCAGATATAGGACAAGGCCTAAAGACTACTTTCTCTAAAATTGTTGCAGATACCCTTGGTATTCCATATGAACATGTATTTATAAATAATCCAGATACAGATCTTGTTCCTGATTCAGGTCCAACTGTCGCAAGTCGTTCACTTATGACAGTTGGAGAACTTTTAAGGCGTGCATCAGAGAAACTTAAGAAAGAATGGAAAGCAGGAGAAGTTCAAATTATAGAAGAGCATTTTGTTGAACCTGATTTTGTTATTCCATTTAATATTAATGAATTTAAGGGAGATGCTTATCCAACATATTCTTGGGGGGTAAATGCTATTGAAGTGGAAGTAGATACATTAACTGCTACCACAAAGATACTTGGTGCATGGGGAAGCTTTGATGTTGGTGTTCCCATCGATATGAATATTATACAAGGACAGATGCAAGGTGGTTTTCTTCAGGGGATTGGATATGCATCTATGGAGCAAATGAATTGCAACGATAAGGGTATGATTCGTAATAATAGTTTTAGTGATTATATTATTCCTACAGCAGTAGATGTACCAAATTTAGTTACTGAAATAATTAACAATCCATATAGCAATGGTCCATATGGGGCAAAGGGTGCAGGTGAACTCCCTCTCGTTGGTGCGGCTCCAGCTTATGTTGAAGCTATGGAAAATGCCCTTGGTGCTGATCTAAATAAGATTCCATTTACAACAGAAGACACAATGAGTGTTTTACAGGAGGTGCATAAATAA
- a CDS encoding helicase C-terminal domain-containing protein: MLQELNSILDNVIYLDIETTGLDENSSEIIEIGAVKVKDGVITTYNTLIKPRGRVPIGIYNLCTGLNEIELLSARSLNTIKQEVVEFLEDLPLVCHNSNFERKFLSYHIPEVKNKIMDSMELAAILEPWRKEFNLNALIKETTNLEKNELHRGLEDSIDTLKVVNSLLLRQWARDDKSKSNKKNNSLYLSITKEYLHLNNWAWTKYLLKPPFFTDENYSYVSYEENKQDETVLKKIPINYELYEGLLENEEIWNNGGDFGYQYRKDQREFSKKIRENFEKGERIFIEAPTGSGKTFAYVIIAAIGTYLNKQKKIKDDASFIISTNTKELQNQLIERDIPTILKKLRLNDKLNYGAMKGKGNYLCIERLNKCESLEFDEKGNLALLFLRRLCAKGDYGDIENINYAAQKHFEIDKYIKEVNCDSEQCKLDKCTRPCYLRKRYNALPEENITVINHSLLACWPYGEKKKINHIIIDEGHNLMEKCYDFFAEEFSSFEFIDLLDTIEKGHPSIIAMLLNLNASYGHRETIEKDKLIYLVNEIIVNINILINDFRSMRLVSGEYNFNTEFFIPREDLKGITKALGSEISVLKESIYPLYKVLNDYVSNITLDDEVNGDNDHKGLSDYIAKLKSNFDILDKFLESTVFYAKILEVDCEYKDFKLKNVPLNVGELVNEHMLKDVKSTTFLSATLRIENSFNKIKKHLGQEKANEFVIPPTFDLKKRTRIFALNDVGRYDEQSYIKNVSKFIFDTAQRINGHILVLFNNNARRTAVNEELELLTRGSKIEVHTNKKSVGALNDKNRQVVILGSKGFFEGIDVPGDALSCVMLDKIPNYSPEYPILRAITTYQKKGYQDVNYPQVCIKTKQIYGRLIRSTFDYGYFIILDPGQNSYTLRNLERDLAGPSIEISTTEKVLSEMQFDYNNWKRNNINIIINNIKKNDKNIQDEFNNEAKKHKLFWELVKVENKEYYFKNINFQLNGKI; the protein is encoded by the coding sequence ATGCTACAAGAATTAAATAGTATTTTAGATAATGTAATATATTTAGATATTGAAACAACTGGACTTGATGAAAATAGCTCGGAAATTATAGAAATAGGTGCAGTTAAGGTAAAAGATGGTGTAATAACTACTTATAATACCTTAATCAAACCTAGAGGACGAGTACCTATTGGTATTTATAATCTTTGCACTGGTTTAAATGAAATAGAATTATTAAGTGCTAGAAGTTTAAATACTATAAAACAAGAGGTTGTAGAATTTTTAGAGGACCTCCCTTTAGTGTGTCATAATTCTAATTTTGAAAGAAAGTTTTTATCTTATCACATTCCTGAAGTTAAAAATAAAATTATGGATTCTATGGAACTTGCAGCAATACTTGAACCATGGAGAAAGGAATTTAACTTAAATGCTTTAATAAAGGAAACTACTAATTTAGAGAAGAATGAATTGCATAGAGGCTTAGAAGATTCAATTGATACTTTAAAAGTGGTTAACTCCCTTTTACTCAGGCAATGGGCGAGAGATGATAAAAGTAAAAGTAATAAGAAAAATAACTCTTTATATTTGAGTATAACTAAGGAATATTTGCACTTAAATAATTGGGCATGGACTAAATATTTATTAAAACCACCTTTTTTTACAGATGAAAATTATTCGTATGTAAGTTATGAAGAAAATAAACAAGATGAAACGGTCTTAAAGAAAATTCCTATAAATTATGAGCTTTATGAAGGTTTACTTGAAAATGAAGAGATTTGGAATAATGGTGGAGATTTTGGATATCAGTATAGAAAAGATCAAAGAGAGTTTTCTAAGAAGATACGTGAAAATTTTGAAAAAGGTGAAAGAATATTTATTGAAGCACCAACAGGTAGTGGAAAAACTTTTGCATATGTCATAATAGCAGCCATAGGAACTTATTTAAATAAGCAAAAAAAAATAAAAGATGATGCTAGTTTTATTATATCTACAAACACAAAGGAACTTCAAAATCAGCTTATTGAAAGAGATATTCCAACTATCCTTAAAAAGCTACGATTAAATGATAAATTAAATTATGGGGCTATGAAGGGGAAAGGGAATTATCTTTGCATAGAAAGATTAAATAAATGTGAAAGCTTAGAGTTTGATGAAAAAGGTAATTTAGCACTACTTTTTCTTAGAAGACTCTGCGCTAAAGGTGATTATGGAGATATAGAAAACATAAATTACGCAGCTCAAAAACACTTTGAAATAGATAAGTATATAAAAGAAGTTAATTGTGATAGTGAACAATGTAAATTGGATAAATGCACAAGACCTTGTTATTTAAGAAAGAGATATAATGCGCTTCCAGAGGAGAATATAACAGTTATAAATCACTCACTACTCGCATGTTGGCCATATGGTGAAAAAAAGAAGATAAATCATATTATAATTGATGAAGGTCATAATTTAATGGAAAAGTGTTATGATTTTTTTGCAGAGGAGTTTTCGTCTTTTGAATTTATAGATTTATTAGATACTATAGAAAAAGGTCATCCAAGTATTATAGCTATGCTTCTTAATTTAAATGCTAGTTATGGGCACCGGGAAACCATAGAAAAAGATAAACTTATATATTTGGTTAATGAAATTATAGTAAATATAAATATACTCATAAATGATTTTAGATCTATGCGTCTTGTTAGTGGAGAGTATAATTTTAATACTGAATTTTTTATTCCAAGAGAAGACTTAAAAGGTATTACAAAAGCATTAGGTTCTGAAATATCAGTGTTAAAAGAAAGTATATATCCATTATATAAAGTGCTAAATGATTATGTTTCTAATATTACCTTAGATGATGAAGTAAATGGGGATAATGATCATAAGGGTTTATCTGATTATATAGCAAAGCTTAAATCTAATTTTGATATATTGGATAAGTTTTTAGAAAGTACAGTGTTTTATGCAAAAATATTAGAGGTAGATTGTGAATATAAGGATTTCAAACTAAAAAATGTACCTCTAAATGTTGGAGAATTAGTTAATGAACACATGCTTAAGGATGTTAAAAGTACAACGTTTTTATCAGCAACCCTTAGAATAGAAAATTCATTCAATAAAATAAAGAAACATTTAGGTCAAGAAAAGGCAAATGAATTTGTCATTCCACCAACCTTTGATTTAAAGAAAAGGACAAGAATATTTGCATTAAATGATGTGGGACGATATGATGAACAATCGTATATTAAGAATGTTTCTAAATTCATATTTGATACTGCACAAAGAATAAATGGCCACATTCTTGTATTGTTTAACAACAATGCAAGAAGAACAGCAGTAAATGAGGAATTGGAATTACTTACTAGAGGAAGTAAAATAGAAGTTCATACTAATAAAAAATCTGTAGGAGCTTTAAATGATAAAAATAGGCAAGTTGTAATACTTGGGAGCAAAGGATTTTTTGAAGGGATAGATGTACCTGGAGATGCACTTTCTTGCGTTATGCTAGATAAAATTCCAAATTACAGTCCTGAATATCCTATTCTACGGGCAATTACAACATATCAAAAAAAAGGATATCAAGATGTAAATTATCCTCAAGTTTGCATAAAAACTAAACAAATATATGGAAGACTTATAAGAAGTACCTTTGATTATGGATATTTTATAATTTTAGATCCAGGCCAAAATTCATATACCTTAAGAAATCTAGAAAGAGATCTTGCAGGTCCAAGTATTGAAATATCAACAACTGAAAAAGTACTTTCAGAAATGCAATTTGATTATAATAATTGGAAAAGAAACAATATTAATATAATCATAAATAATATAAAGAAAAATGATAAAAATATTCAAGATGAATTTAATAATGAAGCTAAGAAGCATAAGCTTTTTTGGGAATTAGTAAAAGTTGAAAATAAAGAATATTATTTTAAAAATATTAATTTTCAATTAAATGGAAAAATATAA
- a CDS encoding spore coat associated protein CotJA: MCKSHEDHMSKSKEYARAYIIPQKYENLFSCKEGFLAGTIFKDLYRPYHDYDCKKNKC; this comes from the coding sequence ATGTGTAAATCACATGAAGATCATATGAGTAAATCAAAAGAATATGCGCGTGCATATATCATACCTCAAAAATATGAAAATTTGTTTTCATGCAAAGAAGGATTTTTAGCGGGTACAATCTTTAAAGATCTTTATAGACCATATCATGATTATGACTGCAAAAAAAATAAATGTTAG
- a CDS encoding molybdopterin-binding protein, protein MKKIKTTEAVGYVICHDITQIIKGEKKGIAFKKGHIVSSEDIPVLLSIGKDNLYVWEKEEGMLHENEAAEILCKVCKNDYMSTSDVKEGKIELFATEGGLLKIDIEKLREINSFGEMMIATRHSNFPVRKGDKLAGTRIIPLVIEQRKMEEAVKLVGDKPMMEILPFTNKKVGIVTTGNEVFYGRIKDTFGPVIREKLEDYNVEVLGQKILNDDPKLITQAIKDFIKEGAELIICTGGMSVDPDDTTPTAIQNTGAKIVSYGAPVLPGAMFLLAYYNDTLPIIGLPGCVMYAKRTIFDLVLPRIMANDKITLEDLASFGHGGLCLSCDICSFPNCSFGK, encoded by the coding sequence ATGAAAAAGATTAAAACTACAGAAGCGGTAGGTTATGTAATTTGCCATGATATTACACAAATTATCAAAGGTGAAAAAAAAGGTATTGCATTTAAAAAAGGGCATATTGTTAGTTCAGAAGATATTCCTGTTTTATTATCAATAGGTAAAGATAATCTTTATGTATGGGAAAAAGAAGAGGGAATGCTTCATGAAAATGAAGCAGCAGAAATTCTTTGCAAAGTTTGTAAGAATGATTATATGTCTACATCAGATGTAAAGGAAGGTAAAATTGAACTATTTGCTACAGAGGGCGGTCTACTTAAAATTGATATTGAAAAGCTTCGTGAAATCAATTCTTTTGGAGAGATGATGATTGCAACTCGCCACAGTAATTTCCCCGTAAGAAAAGGTGATAAATTAGCAGGCACACGTATTATTCCGCTTGTAATTGAACAAAGGAAAATGGAGGAAGCCGTTAAACTGGTAGGTGATAAACCAATGATGGAAATTCTTCCGTTTACCAACAAGAAAGTGGGTATTGTAACTACAGGTAATGAGGTTTTTTATGGAAGAATTAAAGATACATTCGGACCTGTTATTCGGGAGAAACTTGAGGATTATAATGTTGAGGTTTTAGGACAGAAGATTCTAAATGATGATCCTAAATTGATTACACAAGCTATAAAGGATTTTATTAAAGAAGGTGCAGAATTAATAATCTGTACAGGTGGAATGAGTGTAGATCCTGACGATACAACGCCAACTGCAATTCAAAATACAGGTGCAAAGATAGTTTCATATGGTGCTCCTGTGCTTCCGGGTGCAATGTTTTTACTAGCATATTATAATGACACACTTCCAATTATAGGACTTCCAGGTTGCGTAATGTATGCCAAACGTACTATTTTTGATTTGGTTCTTCCTAGAATTATGGCTAACGATAAAATAACGTTAGAAGATCTTGCAAGTTTTGGACATGGTGGGTTGTGCCTTTCATGCGATATTTGCTCATTTCCTAATTGTAGTTTCGGGAAATAA
- a CDS encoding FAD binding domain-containing protein, with product MVNCYKPTSLKEALDIRAKEIVTPYAGGTDLMIEPDENATYLFLNKVLEMKNIVEDNEFIRIGAACTFTNIIENELTPAILKEAVSQIAAPAIRNLGTVGGNICNGSPKADSALILFATDSKLRFVSNRGERVIPITEFYLGRKKTVLEKDELLVEILMSRTGLNNYYYKKVGERNALAISRVSFAAILNVEAGKVANCMTAFGAISDVVIRRANLDTMFIGKTIEEAKTVKEEYLAEYDQAIVPIKGRISAKYRKTVCMNLLHDFLESNGI from the coding sequence ATGGTAAATTGTTATAAGCCAACATCTTTAAAAGAAGCATTGGATATCAGAGCAAAGGAGATTGTTACCCCTTACGCCGGAGGTACTGATTTAATGATTGAACCAGATGAAAATGCCACATATTTATTCCTAAATAAAGTATTGGAAATGAAAAATATAGTAGAAGATAATGAATTTATTCGTATCGGTGCAGCATGTACTTTTACTAATATTATTGAAAATGAGCTTACTCCAGCCATATTAAAGGAAGCAGTTTCACAGATTGCAGCGCCTGCAATCCGCAACTTAGGTACTGTTGGCGGAAATATCTGCAATGGATCTCCAAAGGCAGACAGTGCACTGATTTTATTTGCAACAGACTCTAAACTACGTTTCGTAAGTAACAGAGGTGAACGGGTAATTCCTATTACTGAGTTCTATCTTGGTAGAAAGAAGACTGTTCTTGAGAAGGATGAACTCCTTGTTGAGATTCTTATGAGTAGAACCGGTCTAAATAATTACTACTATAAGAAGGTTGGTGAAAGAAATGCTTTGGCAATTTCAAGAGTATCTTTTGCTGCTATCCTTAACGTAGAAGCTGGTAAGGTTGCTAATTGTATGACAGCATTTGGTGCAATTAGTGATGTAGTCATCAGACGGGCGAATCTTGATACAATGTTTATCGGCAAGACTATTGAAGAGGCGAAGACTGTCAAGGAAGAGTACCTTGCAGAATATGATCAAGCAATTGTTCCTATCAAAGGTAGAATATCTGCGAAATACAGAAAGACAGTATGTATGAATTTACTTCATGATTTTCTTGAAAGCAATGGAATCTGA
- a CDS encoding HepT-like ribonuclease domain-containing protein, protein MNQERLVKIIEDLQECFGDIEECLEILEGDCDNEIMVKLSKSSLRQLFVSFHTILEEFASIMLKEIKKYKIGMTLNDSLVVLKDKNIIDKDLFDFLEKSRLLRNRISHRYKEPDHEELMKHIVKYKSNFKRIIRLAKKHLND, encoded by the coding sequence ATGAATCAAGAAAGACTTGTGAAAATTATAGAAGACCTTCAAGAGTGTTTTGGTGACATAGAAGAATGTCTTGAAATACTAGAAGGTGATTGTGATAATGAAATTATGGTAAAGCTTTCAAAATCGAGCCTTAGACAATTGTTCGTAAGTTTTCATACAATACTCGAAGAATTTGCATCTATAATGCTTAAGGAAATTAAAAAGTATAAGATAGGTATGACATTAAATGATAGTTTAGTTGTATTAAAAGACAAAAATATAATAGATAAAGACCTTTTTGATTTCTTAGAAAAATCAAGGTTACTTAGAAATAGAATCTCACATAGATATAAAGAACCAGATCACGAAGAATTAATGAAACATATAGTAAAGTACAAAAGTAACTTTAAGAGAATAATAAGACTAGCAAAGAAACATTTGAACGATTAA
- a CDS encoding spore coat protein CotJB gives MCVIKDGLSNIMMYQFCAIDLNLYLDNFPDDKNAREDYNKVSCKLTSLVHDYEKVHGPLTNFGSAFVENPKAWVDQPWPWENY, from the coding sequence ATGTGCGTAATTAAAGATGGCTTAAGTAATATAATGATGTATCAGTTTTGTGCTATAGACCTTAACCTATACCTTGATAATTTTCCTGATGATAAAAATGCTAGAGAAGATTACAACAAAGTATCTTGTAAATTAACTAGCTTAGTTCATGACTATGAAAAAGTTCATGGCCCATTAACAAACTTTGGTTCTGCTTTTGTAGAGAATCCAAAAGCTTGGGTAGATCAACCATGGCCTTGGGAAAATTATTAG
- a CDS encoding cold-shock protein, translating into MKIGTVKWYNTEKGFGFIEVEGEKDVFVHSSAIKDSIRSLEEGQKVQFETENGPKGLQAIEISLV; encoded by the coding sequence ATGAAAATCGGAACAGTAAAATGGTATAACACAGAAAAAGGTTTTGGATTTATTGAAGTTGAAGGTGAAAAAGATGTTTTTGTTCATTCATCTGCAATTAAAGATTCAATAAGAAGTCTTGAAGAAGGCCAAAAAGTTCAATTCGAAACAGAAAATGGACCTAAAGGACTTCAAGCAATTGAAATTTCACTAGTATAA